One part of the Cryptosporangium minutisporangium genome encodes these proteins:
- a CDS encoding FAD:protein FMN transferase, whose translation MGTVFSLDVRGAGVPAHVLDAAIEWLHWVDRTFSTYQPDSVVSRLSRGELTADECPAEVREVLGLVRAASAASDGYFSEAPHGFLDPTGIVKGWAVERASDLLVAAGSTSHVVNGGGDVQVVGEAAAGRPWRVGVAHPVRPRQLVAVVSAHDAAVATSGTAERGRHIVDPLRGVPADGLASVTVVGPRLAWVDAVATAAFAMGLERGLAWVERLPDLEALAVTPNGRTHHTSGFLQWGALT comes from the coding sequence ATGGGGACGGTGTTCTCGCTCGACGTCCGCGGGGCCGGCGTTCCGGCGCACGTGCTGGACGCCGCGATCGAGTGGCTGCACTGGGTCGACCGCACGTTCTCCACCTACCAGCCGGACAGCGTCGTCTCCCGGCTGAGCCGCGGCGAACTGACCGCCGACGAGTGCCCGGCCGAGGTGCGCGAGGTGCTCGGACTGGTGCGGGCAGCGTCGGCGGCCAGCGACGGCTACTTCTCCGAGGCGCCGCACGGATTCCTCGACCCCACCGGCATCGTCAAGGGCTGGGCCGTCGAGCGGGCCAGTGATCTGCTGGTCGCGGCCGGATCTACCAGCCACGTCGTGAACGGCGGCGGCGACGTCCAGGTGGTCGGCGAGGCCGCCGCCGGGCGTCCGTGGCGGGTCGGGGTCGCGCACCCGGTGCGTCCGCGCCAACTGGTCGCGGTGGTCAGCGCCCACGACGCCGCGGTCGCGACGTCGGGCACCGCCGAGCGCGGGCGGCACATCGTCGACCCGCTCCGGGGCGTGCCCGCCGACGGTCTGGCGAGCGTCACCGTGGTGGGTCCCCGGCTGGCCTGGGTCGACGCGGTGGCGACGGCGGCGTTCGCGATGGGGCTGGAGCGGGGCCTGGCTTGGGTGGAGCGCTTGCCCGACCTGGAGGCGCTCGCGGTCACCCCGAACGGTCGCACCCACCACACCAGTGGCTTCCTGCAGTGGGGCGCGCTCACCTAG
- a CDS encoding FMN-binding protein — protein sequence GAPPDPTAPADAPAGDAPAADAGPAKTATGKLATNQYESLQVKVTVSGTKITKVEIAALNPKDKKSEQIATGALPKLQQATLDANSADVDTVSGATYTTKSYKESLQSALDEAGL from the coding sequence GGGGGCCCCCCCCGACCCCACGGCCCCGGCCGACGCTCCCGCGGGCGACGCCCCGGCGGCCGACGCCGGCCCGGCGAAGACGGCGACCGGGAAGCTCGCCACCAACCAGTACGAGTCGCTCCAGGTCAAGGTCACGGTCTCCGGCACCAAGATCACCAAGGTCGAGATCGCCGCGCTGAACCCCAAGGACAAGAAGTCGGAGCAGATCGCGACCGGCGCGCTTCCCAAGCTCCAGCAGGCGACGCTCGATGCCAACAGCGCCGACGTCGACACGGTGTCCGGCGCGACGTACACGACGAAGAGTTACAAGGAGTCACTGCAGAGCGCCCTCGACGAGGCGGGCCTGTGA
- a CDS encoding ferredoxin reductase family protein, whose product MTATLNQYVPAHGVRAPAGRAPALRIGATPVLVGIGAGAVAVLGLWWTNTTTISGLGDYLTHAGRITGLLAGYGAIILLGLMARVPALERGIGTDRLTRWHAMGGRYTVSMLVAHGLLITWGYAVTARTSVVGQGISLLRDYPDVLYATIGAALFVAIGVVSARAARKRMSYEAWHLMHLGTYLAIALSFLHQFSTGADFAGHKPAQIAWSTLYGVVTVLLIWYRVLTPIRQAFRHRMRVEGVRMEGPDVVSVYLTGRHLDELKAEPGQFFRWRFLTSEGWWASNPYSLSAPVSDGRLRITVKEAGGHSAQLARLQPGTKVMASGPYGAFTGGVRRRRKVLLIGAGVGITPLRTLLETLPGRPGDITLIYRARHMSDLVLRTEIEEIAFDRGARVHYLVGTREQLGGDPLGAEQLEWLVPNLQHHDVYLCGPESLTAATREALREAGVSRRRIHHESFEF is encoded by the coding sequence ATGACCGCCACGTTGAACCAGTACGTGCCGGCGCACGGGGTCAGAGCGCCGGCGGGTCGGGCTCCCGCGTTACGGATCGGGGCGACCCCGGTTCTGGTGGGTATCGGCGCCGGTGCCGTCGCCGTTCTCGGGCTCTGGTGGACGAACACCACGACGATCTCGGGGCTGGGTGACTACCTCACGCACGCCGGCCGGATCACTGGTCTGCTCGCCGGCTACGGGGCGATCATCCTGCTCGGGCTGATGGCCCGGGTGCCGGCCCTGGAACGGGGCATCGGCACCGACCGGCTGACCCGCTGGCACGCGATGGGCGGGCGCTACACCGTCAGCATGCTGGTCGCGCACGGGTTGCTGATCACTTGGGGGTACGCGGTCACGGCCCGCACCTCCGTGGTCGGGCAGGGCATCTCCCTGCTCCGCGACTACCCGGACGTGCTGTACGCGACGATCGGCGCCGCGCTGTTCGTCGCGATCGGCGTCGTCTCGGCGCGGGCGGCGCGCAAGCGGATGAGCTACGAGGCCTGGCACCTGATGCACCTCGGCACGTACCTGGCGATCGCGCTCTCGTTCCTGCACCAGTTCTCGACCGGCGCCGACTTCGCCGGCCACAAGCCCGCGCAGATCGCCTGGTCGACGCTGTACGGCGTGGTCACCGTCCTGCTGATCTGGTACCGCGTGCTCACCCCGATCCGGCAGGCGTTCCGGCACCGGATGCGGGTCGAGGGCGTGCGGATGGAGGGGCCGGACGTCGTCTCGGTCTACCTGACCGGGCGGCACCTGGACGAGCTCAAGGCCGAGCCTGGCCAGTTCTTCCGGTGGCGGTTCCTGACGTCCGAGGGCTGGTGGGCGTCGAATCCGTACTCGCTGTCCGCGCCGGTCTCCGACGGACGCCTGCGGATCACGGTGAAGGAGGCCGGGGGCCACAGCGCCCAGCTGGCCCGGCTGCAGCCCGGCACGAAGGTGATGGCCAGCGGTCCGTACGGCGCGTTCACCGGGGGCGTCCGGCGGCGTCGGAAGGTCCTGCTGATCGGGGCCGGCGTCGGCATCACCCCGCTGCGGACGCTGTTGGAGACGCTGCCCGGCCGACCCGGCGACATCACGCTGATCTACCGAGCCCGGCACATGTCGGACCTCGTGCTGCGGACGGAGATCGAGGAGATCGCGTTCGACCGCGGTGCCCGCGTGCACTACCTGGTCGGTACCCGCGAGCAGCTCGGCGGTGACCCGCTCGGTGCCGAACAGTTGGAGTGGCTGGTGCCGAACCTGCAGCACCACGACGTCTACCTCTGCGGGCCGGAGTCACTGACTGCCGCGACGAGGGAGGCGCTCCGCGAGGCCGGAGTGTCCCGGCGTCGGATCCACCACGAGTCGTTCGAGTTCTGA